One segment of Mastomys coucha isolate ucsf_1 unplaced genomic scaffold, UCSF_Mcou_1 pScaffold23, whole genome shotgun sequence DNA contains the following:
- the Cdkn2d gene encoding cyclin-dependent kinase 4 inhibitor D encodes MLLEEVCVGDRLSGAAARGDVQEVRRLLHRELVHPDALNRFGKTALQVMMFGSPAVALELLKQGASPNVQDASGTSPVHDAARTGFLDTLKVLVEHGADVNALDSTGSLPIHLAIREGHSSVVSFLAPESDLHHRDASGLTPLELAQQRGAQNLMDILQGHIMIPM; translated from the exons ATGCTCCTGGAAGAAGTCTGCGTCGGCGACCGGTTGAGTGGCGCAGCGGCCCGTGGCGACGTGCAAGAGGTGCGCCGCCTTCTGCACCGGGAGCTGGTGCATCCTGACGCCCTGAACCGCTTTGGCAAGACGGCCTTGCAG GTCATGATGTTTGGAAGTCCAGCAGTTGCTCTGGAACTCCTGAAGCAAGGTGCCAGCCCCAATGTCCAAGATGCCTCTGGTACCAGTCCTGTGCATGATGCAGCTCGCACTGGGTTCCTAGACACCCTGAAGGTTCTGGTGGAGCACGGTGCTGACGTCAATGCCCTGGACAGCACTGGGTCACTCCCCATCCATCTGGCGATACGAGAGGGCCATAGCTCCGTAGTCAGCTTCCTAGCTCCTGAATCTGATCTCCATCACAGGGACGCTTCAGGTCTCACTCCCCTGGAGCTGGCTCAGCAGAGAGGGGCTCAGAACCTCATGGACATTCTGCAGGGGCACATAATGATCCCAATGTGA
- the Ap1m2 gene encoding LOW QUALITY PROTEIN: AP-1 complex subunit mu-2 (The sequence of the model RefSeq protein was modified relative to this genomic sequence to represent the inferred CDS: deleted 1 base in 1 codon), with the protein MSASAVFILDVKGKPLISRNYKGDVPMTEIDHFMPLLMQREEEGVLAPLLSHGRVHFLWIKHSNLYLVATTLKNANASLVYSFLYKTVEVFCEYFKELEEESIRDNFVIVYELLDELMDFGFPQTTDSKILQEYITQQGNKLETGKSRVPPTVTNAVSWHSDGIKYKKNEVFIDVIESVNLLVNANGSVLLSEIVGTIKLKVFLSGMPELRLGLNDRVLFELTGRSKNKSVELEDVKFHQCVRLSRFDNDRTISFIPPDGDFELMSYRLSTQVKPLIWIESVIEKFSHSRVEIMVKAKGQFKKQSVANGVEISVPVPSDADSPRFKTSVGSAKYVPEKNVVIWSIKSFPGGKEYLMRAHFGLPSVETEEVEGRPPIGVKFEIPYFTVSGIQVRYMKIIEKSGYQALPWVRYITQSGDYQLRTS; encoded by the exons ATGTCGGCCTCGGCAGTCTTCATTCTGGACGTCAAGGGCAAG CCTCTGATTAGTCGAAACTACAAAGGTGATGTGCCCATGACCGAGATTGACCACTTCATGCCACTGCTTATGCAGCGTGAGGAGGAGGGTGTGCTGGCCCCGCTGCTGAGCCATGGCCGAGTGCACTTCTTGTGGATCAAACACAGCAACCTCTACT TGGTGGCCACGACGCTGAAGAACGCCAACGCCTCTCTGGTATATTCCTTTCTATACAAGACTGTGGA GGTCTTCTGCGAGTACTTtaaggagctggaggaggagagcaTCCGGGACAACTTCGTCATCGTGTACGAGTTGCTGGACGAGCTGATGGACTTCGGCTTTCCGCAGACCACGGACAGCAAGATCCTGCAGGAGTACATCACACAACAGGGCAACAAGTTGGAGACAGGGAAGTCTCGCGTACCACCTACGGTCACCAATGCTGTGTCGTGGCACTCCGAT GGCATCAAGTACAAAAAGAATGAGGTCTTCATTGATGTCATAGAGTCTGTTAACCTTCTGGTGAATGCTAATGGGAGTGTCTTGCTCAGCGAGATTGTGGGCACCATCAAGCTGAAGGTGTTTCTGTCTGGGATGCCAGAGTTGCGGCTGGGCCTCAATGACCGAGTGCTCTTTGAGCTTACTGGCC GCAGCAAGAACAAGTCTGTGGAACTGGAAGATGTGAAATTCCACCAGTGTGTAAGGCTTTCACGCTTTGACAATGACCGCACCATCTCCTTCATACCCCCGGATGGGgactttgaactcatgtcctACCGGCTTAGCACCCAGGTCAAACCCCTGATCTGGATCGAGTCAGTCATTGAGAAATTCTCCCACAGCCGAGTGGAGATCATGGTGA aggcCAAGGGTCAGTTTAAGAAGCAGTCGGTGGCCAATGGCGTGGAAATCTCTGTGCCCGTACCTAGTGATGCAGATTCTCCACGCTTCAAGACCAGTGTGGGCAGTGCCAAGTATGTGCCTGAGAAGAATGTTGTCATCTGGAGCATCAAGTCCTTCCCT GGGGGCAAGGAGTACTTGATGCGTGCCCACTTTGGCCTCCCCAGCGTGGAAACTGAGGAGGTAGAGGGTCGGCCACCCATCGGGGTCAAGTTTGAGATTCCATACTTTACTGTTTCCGGCATTCAG GTTCGTTACATGAAGATCATCGAGAAAAGTGGGTACCAGGCCCTGCCCTGGGTCCGTTACATCACCCAGAGTGGTG ATTATCAACTTCGGACCAGCTAG